The Microbacterium luteum genome includes a region encoding these proteins:
- a CDS encoding right-handed parallel beta-helix repeat-containing protein, producing MKAVAEDTDSDFAIHQRATFAAMPSVDIRKFLAPGETLPSNEESDIGPLLQTAVDTLSALAAFAGPRTITFPEGRFKLTTPVIWKTSVGLVGAGRANTVFLPEGSAQLAAMASLDFTGTLDDIVFRDFVIDCSAQVSTPTATIKGFSLRYLQRALFERVTVRESWGTGFGNDFSQDVTYVDCIAIGCGRGGTYRWGAGAGFGIGVGMFPNESSTFINCWSLDNHSSGFFFERLANMLDQTDGRGYTMIGCTARGNFTGINDAGVHGLLVSDCHLTDNEMAGFCLSGSAEAGQPRSGGKDGIVDMCVITRNGGEPGSSGVLLRHAGTGGYTFTNNEITDNVGSGIGSPASARLGAGWRFRGNRIERNSGAGVAIEAQIFTRPEFDGNTVRENGYDEAATYRGGLVIVGDVIEPRIVNNTIQGHFGAGVELLGAESVCASPWIRQNRVTENWGGWLLNEKETLDSSGISDNLTSTSIASMTNLTGNPSFETDITGVVADGNVTNLRRVVGDTPFGGAFLRATTINTNTAGLRVFSRAGDASLGGKVWTLSAWVRCANPNAVLRTAARAYGTGGLTRSWGTTGFRCTTEWQRVHITVVLPASANRLDFTVGADIPGAGTDVDVDGVMITPGTSLWPYFEGTLSGAGEVEPEFTVLTSDAFTGTPGAINPRTSDAALGGAGVAWQFGSGLARFAVTPEFELGPGAEPASAVIGLPTGVAGAAIQVKAVASLADGIVADIYSNRTALNSATHGIGARINATGGVMSARFRTIVASTASLGASSFPVSPGDAVWVGVVDAGTGAVELRINGVTVDTMTYPDALPTQFAAISCGSATDTAWRLDDVIVYEAA from the coding sequence ATGAAGGCCGTCGCGGAGGACACCGACTCCGACTTCGCGATTCATCAAAGAGCCACCTTCGCTGCGATGCCAAGTGTCGACATCCGGAAGTTCCTCGCCCCCGGCGAGACTCTGCCGTCGAACGAGGAATCCGACATCGGTCCGCTCTTGCAGACGGCTGTGGACACGCTCTCGGCGCTGGCTGCGTTCGCGGGGCCTAGGACGATCACGTTCCCGGAAGGTCGGTTCAAGCTAACGACGCCAGTGATCTGGAAGACCAGTGTGGGCCTGGTCGGTGCGGGTCGTGCGAACACGGTCTTCCTCCCGGAGGGTAGTGCTCAGCTTGCCGCGATGGCGTCACTAGACTTCACCGGCACGCTCGACGACATCGTGTTCCGCGACTTCGTAATCGACTGCAGCGCGCAGGTGTCTACGCCCACCGCCACGATCAAGGGGTTCTCCCTCCGCTATCTCCAGCGGGCGCTGTTCGAGCGCGTCACCGTCAGGGAGTCGTGGGGCACCGGGTTCGGGAACGACTTCTCGCAGGACGTGACCTACGTGGACTGCATCGCGATCGGCTGCGGTCGCGGCGGCACCTACCGCTGGGGCGCCGGGGCTGGATTCGGCATCGGGGTTGGGATGTTCCCCAACGAATCGTCCACGTTCATCAACTGCTGGTCGCTCGACAACCACTCGTCCGGCTTCTTCTTCGAGCGCCTGGCGAACATGCTCGATCAGACTGACGGTCGCGGTTACACGATGATCGGCTGCACTGCGCGCGGCAACTTCACTGGCATCAACGATGCTGGTGTACACGGACTCCTCGTCTCGGATTGCCACCTCACAGACAACGAGATGGCTGGCTTCTGCCTGTCCGGATCTGCGGAAGCAGGTCAGCCCCGCTCCGGCGGCAAGGACGGCATCGTCGACATGTGCGTCATCACGCGCAATGGCGGCGAGCCTGGATCGAGTGGTGTGCTGCTACGCCACGCCGGCACAGGCGGTTACACCTTCACGAACAACGAGATCACCGACAATGTCGGCTCTGGGATCGGGTCGCCGGCGTCGGCGCGACTAGGGGCGGGGTGGCGTTTCCGCGGCAACCGCATCGAACGGAACAGCGGTGCGGGCGTCGCCATCGAAGCCCAGATTTTCACACGGCCGGAGTTCGACGGCAACACCGTCCGTGAGAATGGGTACGACGAGGCCGCGACCTACCGGGGCGGTCTCGTGATAGTCGGTGATGTGATCGAACCGCGCATCGTAAACAACACGATCCAGGGGCACTTCGGGGCCGGTGTGGAGTTGCTCGGCGCGGAGTCAGTGTGCGCTTCACCGTGGATTCGTCAGAACCGGGTAACGGAAAACTGGGGCGGGTGGCTTCTCAACGAGAAAGAGACACTCGACAGCTCCGGCATCTCCGACAACCTGACGTCGACCAGCATCGCGTCGATGACGAACCTTACCGGGAACCCGTCGTTCGAGACTGACATCACCGGAGTGGTGGCCGACGGGAATGTGACGAACCTTCGGCGCGTGGTCGGAGACACCCCGTTCGGTGGGGCCTTCCTCCGGGCTACCACGATCAACACGAACACCGCCGGACTCCGCGTCTTCTCTCGCGCAGGGGACGCCTCGCTCGGCGGTAAGGTTTGGACGCTGTCGGCGTGGGTTCGCTGCGCGAACCCGAACGCCGTCCTCCGCACGGCCGCTCGCGCCTACGGCACAGGCGGACTCACGCGATCTTGGGGAACGACCGGGTTCCGATGCACCACCGAGTGGCAGCGAGTGCACATCACCGTCGTGCTCCCTGCCTCTGCAAACCGTCTCGACTTCACGGTCGGCGCGGACATCCCCGGCGCTGGGACAGACGTCGACGTGGACGGTGTGATGATCACTCCGGGCACGTCGCTCTGGCCGTATTTTGAAGGCACGCTAAGCGGGGCGGGAGAGGTGGAGCCGGAGTTCACTGTGCTTACCTCGGACGCGTTTACTGGCACCCCGGGTGCAATTAATCCGCGCACTTCTGATGCGGCGCTCGGTGGCGCGGGAGTTGCGTGGCAGTTCGGGAGCGGGCTGGCACGGTTCGCCGTGACGCCGGAGTTCGAACTCGGTCCCGGTGCAGAGCCAGCCTCTGCGGTCATCGGCCTCCCGACGGGTGTCGCCGGGGCGGCGATCCAGGTCAAGGCTGTCGCGTCACTCGCGGACGGGATCGTCGCGGACATCTACTCCAACCGGACCGCTCTGAATAGCGCAACTCATGGAATCGGTGCACGTATCAACGCGACCGGCGGTGTGATGTCGGCACGGTTCCGGACGATCGTGGCCAGCACGGCGAGCCTGGGAGCATCCTCCTTCCCCGTCTCACCGGGAGACGCCGTCTGGGTGGGTGTCGTGGACGCCGGGACGGGCGCTGTCGAGTTGCGGATAAACGGCGTCACGGTCGACACGATGACCTACCCCGACGCGCTCCCGACGCAGTTCGCCGCGATCTCCTGCGGGAGTGCCACGGACACTGCATGGCGACTGGACGACGTGATCGTCTACGAGGCGGCTTGA
- a CDS encoding PLP-dependent aminotransferase family protein: MDAKISARSLSSALGGWRSREPAYEALADGVRLLCMDNRIAPRTALPAERELAHALGLSRSTVAAAYRSLRESGHITSVRGSGSITLPLRRHDPGHTRGDEGAIDLQQASPPAWPGLSGVIAEAAADAASLVGRSGYDMVGDERLRAGIAARYSERGLPTDPEQVLITNGAQSAIHLLARTLVTRGDRVLLETPTYPHAADAFRRAGARLVGVPVTTSDGWDLDRATQAFGRTLPMLAYLMPDFQNPTGRSMSDEERAVFLREAERAGTTLIVDETTADLGIEEPRSGVRSFRAADPAHVVRIGSVGKTVWGGLRVGWIRGEVGLLRRLVAARPEGDLGTPELEQDIARRLVARLDEIVTQRAHVLGEGRDAVTAALRERLPEWAVPEVRGGVSLWVGLDAPLSSALVMDVRSRGLLLSAGPRFSIEGGHDRHLRVPFTSAPDALVRAADILAERWPQVRRLAPDAGVDALATVV, from the coding sequence GTGGATGCGAAGATCTCGGCACGTTCCCTGTCATCTGCGCTCGGCGGCTGGCGGTCGCGCGAGCCCGCCTACGAAGCGCTGGCCGACGGGGTGCGGCTCTTGTGCATGGACAACCGGATCGCTCCGCGAACCGCACTGCCGGCTGAGCGCGAGCTCGCACACGCGCTCGGCCTCAGCCGCAGCACGGTGGCGGCGGCGTACCGCAGTCTGCGGGAGTCCGGACACATCACGAGCGTGCGCGGATCCGGCTCGATCACCTTGCCGCTCCGGCGACACGACCCCGGCCACACTCGAGGCGACGAGGGCGCGATCGACCTGCAGCAGGCGAGTCCGCCCGCGTGGCCGGGGCTGTCGGGGGTGATCGCCGAGGCGGCGGCCGACGCAGCCTCTCTTGTCGGACGATCCGGCTACGACATGGTCGGCGACGAGCGCCTGCGCGCCGGGATCGCGGCTCGCTACTCCGAGCGCGGCCTGCCGACCGATCCCGAGCAGGTGCTGATCACGAACGGCGCGCAGAGCGCCATCCATCTTCTGGCGCGCACGCTCGTGACGCGCGGTGACCGCGTGTTGCTGGAGACTCCCACGTATCCGCACGCCGCGGACGCCTTCCGACGCGCCGGAGCCCGATTGGTCGGCGTTCCGGTGACCACGTCCGACGGCTGGGATCTCGATCGCGCGACCCAGGCCTTCGGGCGCACTCTGCCGATGCTCGCTTACCTCATGCCCGACTTCCAGAACCCGACCGGGCGGTCGATGTCCGACGAGGAGCGGGCCGTCTTCCTTCGCGAGGCCGAGCGAGCGGGCACCACCCTCATCGTGGACGAGACGACGGCGGACCTCGGGATCGAGGAACCCCGTTCCGGCGTGCGATCTTTCCGCGCCGCTGATCCCGCGCACGTCGTGCGCATCGGCTCGGTCGGCAAGACCGTCTGGGGCGGCTTGCGCGTCGGATGGATCCGGGGCGAGGTGGGGCTGCTGCGCCGACTCGTCGCGGCACGGCCGGAGGGCGACCTCGGCACCCCGGAGCTGGAGCAGGACATCGCTCGACGTCTCGTCGCTCGCCTGGACGAGATCGTCACCCAGCGGGCGCACGTGCTGGGGGAAGGTCGCGATGCCGTGACGGCGGCGCTGCGCGAACGGCTTCCCGAATGGGCCGTGCCGGAGGTGCGCGGAGGCGTCTCGTTGTGGGTCGGGCTGGATGCGCCGCTGAGCTCCGCGTTGGTGATGGATGTGCGATCACGGGGCCTTCTGCTCTCGGCGGGGCCGCGCTTCTCGATCGAGGGTGGCCATGACCGCCACCTTCGGGTCCCGTTCACGAGTGCGCCCGACGCCCTGGTGCGTGCGGCCGACATTCTCGCGGAGCGCTGGCCGCAGGTGCGGCGGCTCGCTCCGGACGCCGGCGTGGACGCTCTCGCGACCGTCGTGTGA
- a CDS encoding tyrosine-type recombinase/integrase — MDDDALLDYWGSYLAASGSTNKSIRERRIALAAMLRRTERTLLTVTRHDLIRDLGRPGIKASTRSSYKSTYHGFFAWMQEEQFRADNPAVRLPKVRVPKVEPDPVTTDDIEYLLASGIYRRTRMWVLLYAYQGFRAQEIAAVHGTRSVDWDRRRLLSLDGKNGKEVWRPLHPVVWDQLETWRTSGWLFPSPRDHEKHVTANNVSRVLSAAMKRAGIDHRPHQMRAWFATEMIDAGTPTIVVSAAMRHGDTQSIERYVRVKDESIERAMLALPRITVPDRSGRRVA; from the coding sequence ATGGACGACGACGCCCTGCTCGACTACTGGGGTTCCTACCTGGCCGCATCCGGATCGACCAACAAGAGCATCCGAGAGCGACGCATCGCCCTCGCAGCCATGCTCCGCCGCACCGAACGCACACTCCTCACCGTCACCCGCCACGACCTCATCCGAGACCTCGGCCGCCCCGGCATCAAAGCCTCAACACGCTCCAGCTACAAGAGCACCTACCACGGGTTCTTCGCATGGATGCAGGAAGAGCAATTCCGCGCCGACAACCCAGCCGTACGCCTCCCGAAGGTCCGCGTCCCGAAAGTCGAACCCGACCCCGTCACCACAGACGACATCGAGTACCTCCTCGCGTCCGGCATCTATCGCCGCACTCGCATGTGGGTACTCCTCTACGCATATCAGGGCTTCCGCGCTCAGGAGATAGCCGCAGTGCACGGCACCCGATCCGTCGACTGGGACCGGCGGCGCCTCCTCTCCCTTGACGGGAAGAACGGCAAGGAGGTGTGGCGCCCGCTCCATCCCGTCGTCTGGGACCAGCTCGAAACCTGGCGCACGTCGGGGTGGCTGTTCCCCTCCCCGCGTGACCATGAGAAACACGTCACCGCGAACAACGTCTCCCGCGTCCTCTCCGCCGCTATGAAACGCGCCGGCATCGACCACCGACCCCACCAAATGCGCGCCTGGTTCGCCACCGAGATGATCGACGCCGGCACCCCGACCATCGTCGTCTCGGCCGCCATGCGCCACGGCGACACTCAGTCCATCGAACGCTACGTCCGCGTCAAGGACGAGTCGATCGAACGGGCCATGCTCGCGCTCCCCCGCATCACCGTTCCAGACCGATCCGGCCGCCGGGTAGCCTAG
- a CDS encoding YczE/YyaS/YitT family protein: protein MTRRLVQLVVGLLLYGAGCALTVRAGLGVDPWTVLAEGVSGHIGIGVGGTTNLIGLGVLLLWLPLRQRPGAGTVANIVLVGTSMQVVLDVLPPAEGTLGQVAACLGGIVVVAAASGLYIGANFGPGPRDGLMTGIHRRWRWPIWLARGSVEVTVLAAGWMLGGTVGVGTVLFAVLIGPLVHVALPLTETRRRGVSVRGTAASPTPA from the coding sequence ATGACACGTCGCCTCGTGCAGCTCGTGGTGGGGCTGCTGCTTTACGGAGCCGGGTGCGCCCTGACCGTGCGGGCGGGCCTCGGCGTGGACCCGTGGACCGTCCTCGCCGAAGGTGTCTCCGGTCACATCGGCATCGGTGTCGGGGGGACGACGAATCTCATCGGACTCGGCGTGCTCCTGCTGTGGCTACCGCTTCGACAGCGACCCGGCGCCGGTACCGTGGCCAACATCGTTCTCGTCGGCACCTCCATGCAGGTCGTCCTCGACGTCCTGCCTCCGGCGGAGGGCACCCTGGGGCAGGTCGCCGCGTGCCTCGGCGGGATCGTGGTGGTCGCCGCCGCCTCCGGCCTCTACATCGGAGCGAACTTCGGTCCCGGTCCGCGCGACGGTCTCATGACCGGAATCCACCGACGGTGGAGGTGGCCCATCTGGCTGGCACGCGGCAGCGTCGAAGTCACGGTGCTTGCCGCCGGGTGGATGCTCGGCGGCACCGTGGGTGTGGGCACCGTGCTGTTCGCGGTGTTGATCGGTCCGCTCGTCCACGTCGCGCTACCGCTGACGGAGACCCGACGACGCGGCGTCAGTGTTCGCGGAACTGCGGCCAGTCCGACCCCGGCTTGA
- a CDS encoding tyrosine-type recombinase/integrase gives MPVPVPLLRIIERARGGRTVGAIVVTKRGNQQTRNGAYVWVKTLAKRAGLPENVHPHSLRHGAVSALVDAGVPMHEAQEFAGHADIRTTAHYYHRPLTLDQHGAHVTARVFAGAAA, from the coding sequence GTGCCGGTCCCGGTGCCGTTGCTGCGCATCATCGAACGTGCCCGCGGTGGCCGCACGGTGGGGGCGATCGTGGTGACGAAGCGGGGGAACCAGCAGACCAGGAACGGAGCGTACGTGTGGGTGAAGACTCTCGCGAAGCGTGCCGGGCTCCCGGAGAACGTGCACCCTCATTCGCTCAGGCATGGGGCGGTAAGTGCTCTCGTCGACGCGGGTGTGCCGATGCATGAAGCGCAAGAGTTCGCTGGGCACGCCGACATCAGGACGACGGCGCACTACTATCACCGGCCCCTGACACTCGACCAGCACGGTGCGCACGTCACCGCGAGAGTGTTCGCTGGCGCGGCAGCCTAG
- a CDS encoding IS1380 family transposase, which produces MQFKHAPAAVSAVFDDPNLVSAAGLVPMLRLARSAGLDELARERLSVPTDKGANAGAKVMALVAGMLAGADSIDDMNLLRHGGMGRLFDRTYAPSTLGSFLREFRFGHVRQLDAVASRVFANLAVDAPLLRAGDGERVMVDLDDTIIEVHGYQKQGAGFGYSGVRGLNALLATASTTSSAPVILAQRLRQGKTGSPKGAARIVGDALATLRRTRAATGARPLLRADSAFYGHATVGTAIKAGADVSVTVRMDPAVKAAIATIPDDAWEMIEYTDAIRDETTGQLISKAEVAEVPFTAFRSRKKAEQVAGRLVVRRIPDLNPRQVEQPTLFDVYRHHAFFTTTAKEVMDTVAADKTHRGHAIIEQVHADLKAGPLAHLPSGVFTANSAWLVIAVIAFNLTRAAGLVADRAGRLARATTATIRRTLIHVPARLARSARRITLHLPEAWPWQTAFDRLFTATHAPPPTVTT; this is translated from the coding sequence ATGCAATTCAAGCACGCCCCCGCCGCAGTGTCTGCGGTGTTCGATGATCCGAATCTCGTGTCGGCCGCGGGGCTGGTGCCGATGCTCCGCCTGGCGCGTTCCGCGGGGTTGGACGAGCTCGCGCGTGAGCGGTTGAGCGTCCCGACGGATAAGGGCGCCAACGCGGGTGCGAAGGTGATGGCACTGGTCGCGGGCATGCTCGCCGGGGCGGACTCGATCGACGACATGAACCTGCTCCGCCATGGCGGAATGGGCCGGTTGTTCGACCGGACGTATGCGCCGTCGACGCTCGGGTCGTTCCTGCGGGAGTTCCGGTTCGGACACGTCCGCCAGCTCGACGCCGTCGCCTCCCGGGTGTTCGCGAATCTCGCTGTCGACGCGCCGCTGCTCCGAGCAGGCGATGGCGAGCGGGTGATGGTGGATCTGGACGACACCATCATCGAGGTCCACGGATACCAGAAGCAGGGCGCCGGTTTCGGGTACTCCGGCGTCCGGGGGCTGAACGCCCTCCTCGCCACGGCATCGACCACCTCGTCGGCGCCGGTGATCCTGGCCCAGCGGTTGCGGCAGGGGAAGACCGGGTCCCCGAAGGGGGCCGCGCGGATCGTCGGCGATGCTCTCGCCACCCTGCGCCGCACCCGCGCCGCGACCGGGGCCAGGCCGTTGCTGCGGGCGGACTCCGCGTTCTACGGACACGCGACCGTCGGCACCGCGATCAAGGCGGGCGCCGACGTGTCGGTGACCGTGAGGATGGACCCGGCGGTGAAGGCCGCGATCGCGACCATCCCGGATGATGCGTGGGAGATGATCGAGTACACCGACGCGATCCGTGACGAGACCACCGGGCAGCTGATCTCCAAAGCCGAGGTCGCCGAGGTCCCGTTCACCGCGTTCCGCTCGAGGAAGAAGGCGGAACAGGTCGCCGGACGGTTGGTGGTGCGGCGCATCCCCGATCTGAACCCGAGACAGGTGGAGCAGCCGACCCTGTTCGACGTCTACCGGCATCACGCGTTCTTCACCACCACAGCGAAGGAGGTGATGGACACGGTGGCCGCGGACAAGACCCACCGCGGTCACGCGATCATCGAGCAGGTCCACGCCGACCTCAAAGCGGGGCCGCTCGCGCACCTGCCCTCCGGGGTGTTCACCGCGAACAGCGCCTGGCTCGTCATCGCCGTGATCGCATTCAACCTCACCCGCGCTGCCGGTCTCGTCGCCGACCGAGCGGGACGGCTCGCGAGAGCAACGACCGCGACGATCCGCCGCACCCTGATCCACGTCCCCGCACGGCTGGCGCGCTCCGCGCGCCGAATCACGCTGCACCTGCCCGAGGCCTGGCCATGGCAGACCGCGTTCGACCGGCTCTTCACAGCCACGCACGCGCCACCGCCAACGGTGACCACCTGA
- a CDS encoding DUF6993 domain-containing protein — MSPRLRDSRRLHPPVTPTRGAARTALAALAVFGVVALTGCTALAEDPGPTATPTVSIEVTPTPTEPAEPALRPEGTAAENLEFFTLVVEEVWAAGGESAVAGRTYIDALTAAGFDKSAMQVTEDTSTVGNPAESIQFSVAWGEECLVGQVGPATGDPFTVVVDALPDGGCLVGATRPIDW; from the coding sequence GTGTCCCCGCGCCTGCGAGATTCCCGCCGCCTGCATCCGCCCGTGACGCCCACGCGAGGCGCGGCCAGGACCGCGCTCGCCGCACTCGCGGTGTTCGGCGTCGTCGCGCTCACCGGGTGCACCGCTCTCGCGGAGGACCCGGGCCCGACGGCGACGCCGACCGTGTCCATCGAGGTGACCCCGACGCCCACCGAACCGGCGGAGCCGGCGCTCCGTCCGGAGGGCACCGCCGCGGAGAACCTGGAGTTCTTCACCCTCGTGGTCGAAGAGGTGTGGGCGGCCGGGGGCGAGAGTGCCGTCGCCGGCAGGACGTACATCGACGCACTCACCGCCGCCGGTTTCGACAAGTCCGCGATGCAGGTCACCGAGGACACCTCCACGGTCGGCAACCCCGCTGAGAGCATCCAGTTCTCGGTCGCGTGGGGCGAGGAATGCCTCGTGGGACAGGTCGGTCCGGCGACGGGAGATCCGTTCACGGTCGTCGTCGATGCGCTTCCCGACGGGGGATGCCTGGTCGGTGCAACGCGTCCGATCGACTGGTGA
- a CDS encoding serine O-acetyltransferase, with protein MNLTERLVARRRSRIARELLLLYGIEFPAEVEVGEQFRMVHRGLGTVIHPRTRIGDRVRIFHQVTIGRGDGHLPAADSKMEYIEIGDDAVLFPGAKVLGGDGVTRIGQGTIVAANAVITKSTGDWEVWGGVPARKIADRPRN; from the coding sequence GTGAACCTCACCGAACGTCTCGTCGCCCGCCGACGCTCAAGGATCGCGCGCGAACTTCTGCTCCTCTACGGCATCGAGTTCCCTGCAGAGGTGGAGGTCGGCGAGCAGTTCCGTATGGTCCACCGCGGCCTCGGCACGGTGATTCATCCGCGCACCAGGATCGGCGATCGAGTGCGCATCTTCCATCAGGTGACGATCGGCCGCGGCGACGGACACCTCCCGGCCGCCGATTCCAAGATGGAGTACATCGAGATCGGTGACGACGCCGTGCTTTTCCCCGGCGCAAAAGTGCTCGGCGGAGACGGCGTTACGAGGATCGGGCAGGGAACGATCGTTGCAGCCAACGCGGTCATAACGAAGTCCACCGGCGACTGGGAGGTATGGGGCGGGGTCCCTGCGCGGAAGATCGCTGACCGGCCACGCAACTGA
- the ssb gene encoding single-stranded DNA-binding protein has translation MNDTITVVGNLATPPETKHLPDGTPVTSFRLASSRRKFDTGAGRFVDVDANYYTVSAYREFGQHVAQSLTKGSRVVVTGRLRLRSWQSEHGWRTSPEVDADAIGPDLRYGVTSFRPQERSTSERTPSEASDTWTTATPGGSDSSENGALAASPATGAAGDWGAPAPEAEATPF, from the coding sequence ATGAACGACACCATCACCGTGGTGGGCAACCTCGCCACGCCACCCGAGACGAAGCACCTCCCGGACGGCACGCCCGTGACCAGCTTTCGGCTCGCCTCGAGCAGGCGGAAGTTCGACACCGGCGCCGGTCGCTTCGTCGACGTCGACGCAAATTACTACACGGTCTCCGCGTATCGGGAGTTCGGCCAGCACGTGGCGCAGTCCCTGACGAAGGGGAGCAGGGTCGTCGTGACGGGGCGCCTGCGACTGCGCTCGTGGCAGTCCGAGCACGGATGGCGGACGTCGCCGGAGGTCGACGCCGACGCGATCGGACCCGACCTCCGCTACGGCGTCACGTCGTTCCGCCCCCAGGAGCGGTCGACTTCGGAGCGAACACCTTCCGAGGCATCGGACACCTGGACGACGGCGACACCGGGCGGGAGCGATTCCTCCGAGAACGGAGCGCTCGCGGCCTCTCCGGCGACCGGCGCGGCGGGGGACTGGGGTGCGCCGGCCCCCGAGGCGGAGGCCACGCCGTTCTGA
- a CDS encoding methyltransferase, with product MATTETMHGLWVAYGPAGVVGSIRRDDAGYTVTMAGADEAIGTYPTMDVAKSALHAHLKPGSDWPQFREH from the coding sequence ATGGCAACGACCGAGACCATGCACGGACTGTGGGTCGCCTACGGGCCCGCGGGCGTGGTGGGAAGCATTCGCCGGGACGACGCGGGCTACACCGTCACGATGGCCGGCGCAGACGAGGCGATCGGCACCTACCCGACGATGGACGTCGCGAAGAGCGCACTGCACGCCCATCTCAAGCCGGGGTCGGACTGGCCGCAGTTCCGCGAACACTGA
- a CDS encoding tyrosine-type recombinase/integrase, with product MSDRTLPASPLAIEARDNFLAHYKNGTLALYEGDLRIFFDWCAAANIDPLQVRRSTLERFVNDEINVRGNTARSACRRFQTVRSFLKLAAADELIDRDPTWMVRLPKWSIVRSTIAWLDKHEMGRLLRAAEATSPAHHALIALMGMLGLRVSEACGARLEDLPGRQPRVHDPDCHEEGW from the coding sequence ATGAGCGATCGTACTCTGCCCGCCTCTCCGCTCGCGATCGAGGCGCGCGACAACTTCCTCGCCCACTACAAGAACGGCACCCTCGCGCTCTACGAAGGAGACCTGCGGATCTTCTTCGACTGGTGCGCCGCCGCCAACATCGACCCGTTGCAGGTCCGCCGGTCCACGCTCGAACGGTTCGTGAACGACGAGATCAACGTGCGCGGCAACACAGCCCGTTCCGCGTGCCGCCGGTTCCAGACCGTCCGGTCGTTCCTGAAGCTCGCGGCCGCGGATGAACTGATCGACCGTGACCCGACCTGGATGGTGCGGCTCCCGAAATGGAGCATTGTCCGGTCGACGATCGCGTGGCTCGACAAGCACGAGATGGGTCGCCTGCTGCGCGCGGCTGAGGCGACGTCGCCGGCGCATCATGCGTTGATCGCACTCATGGGCATGCTCGGCCTGCGCGTCAGTGAGGCGTGCGGTGCCAGGCTCGAGGATCTCCCGGGAAGACAACCTCGGGTACACGACCCTGACTGTCACGAGGAAGGGTGGTAA